A stretch of the Planktothricoides raciborskii GIHE-MW2 genome encodes the following:
- a CDS encoding proton extrusion protein PcxA, giving the protein MSQSMSSPLQRFLTAAEHWFSQTPDRSLEIAYQAALAIQAIENQHFNGDKISLVNAAYGTSVYAHFEADLDRNLEIIKLRLTEFRNSRSFIDIYEQVFNKKKIKYFADYPNNGKSLGLRDADNLVLEKLKFIDDVIGKYQPDQVVYPLQLDFKNLNGGGQPGANSPGTLSISEKSASETGFLNQAIGTKDELSQKPGFFVGELKLDPKQPRFEKKSSKKEGNLATTTSFLPRSILRTLDRVKRDLDPDAENEVVQDFRKSQTRTVLSLKFILLIILIPLLTQQSSKIMLSPIYEKYIEPQAAIFLNVDMEEEAFRELQRFEEKLKFEKFIATEIKEFSEDNPILLNKITKLSEEEIEKQVKIKAFEIAEEYNRRSAESLKNIVADIFSAIAFCLVITNSKREIAVLKSFIDEVVYGLSDSAKAFIIILFTDVFVGFHSPHGWEVILEGICRHLGIPESREFIFLFIATFPVILDTIFKYWIFRYLNRISPSAVATYKNMNE; this is encoded by the coding sequence ATGAGTCAGTCTATGTCCTCTCCATTGCAACGCTTTTTAACGGCTGCGGAACATTGGTTTTCCCAGACTCCTGATCGATCGCTGGAAATTGCCTACCAAGCAGCCTTAGCCATTCAAGCCATTGAAAACCAACATTTCAATGGCGATAAAATTTCTCTGGTTAACGCTGCTTATGGAACCAGTGTTTATGCTCATTTTGAAGCAGATTTAGACCGAAACCTAGAAATTATTAAGTTAAGACTAACGGAATTTAGAAATAGCCGCTCATTCATTGATATTTATGAACAAGTGTTCAATAAAAAGAAAATTAAATATTTTGCCGACTATCCCAACAACGGCAAATCGTTGGGTTTGAGAGATGCCGATAATCTAGTGCTGGAAAAGCTGAAATTTATTGATGATGTGATTGGCAAATACCAGCCAGACCAAGTAGTCTATCCGCTTCAGCTAGACTTCAAAAATTTAAACGGGGGCGGTCAACCTGGGGCTAATTCCCCAGGGACGCTTTCCATCTCTGAAAAATCCGCTTCAGAAACCGGGTTTCTTAACCAAGCTATCGGTACGAAGGATGAATTGTCGCAGAAACCCGGTTTCTTTGTTGGTGAACTCAAACTCGATCCAAAACAACCTAGATTTGAAAAAAAATCCTCAAAAAAAGAGGGAAATCTAGCCACTACTACCAGTTTTTTGCCTCGGTCAATTCTCAGAACTCTAGACAGAGTAAAAAGAGACTTAGATCCCGATGCGGAAAATGAAGTGGTGCAAGATTTTCGCAAATCTCAAACTCGCACAGTCTTATCTCTGAAATTTATTTTACTGATTATTCTCATCCCCTTGCTGACCCAACAGAGTTCTAAAATTATGCTGAGTCCAATTTATGAAAAATATATCGAACCCCAAGCGGCGATATTTTTGAACGTGGACATGGAAGAAGAAGCCTTTAGAGAATTACAGCGGTTTGAAGAAAAACTCAAGTTTGAAAAATTCATTGCTACAGAAATCAAAGAATTTTCTGAAGACAATCCAATTTTATTAAACAAAATCACTAAATTGAGTGAAGAAGAAATTGAGAAACAAGTCAAAATAAAAGCCTTTGAAATCGCTGAAGAATACAATCGACGCAGTGCTGAATCGTTAAAAAATATTGTGGCCGACATTTTTTCCGCGATCGCCTTTTGCCTCGTCATCACCAACAGTAAACGGGAAATTGCGGTTTTGAAATCTTTTATTGATGAAGTTGTATATGGCCTAAGTGATAGCGCCAAAGCATTCATCATTATCTTGTTTACAGATGTGTTTGTGGGATTCCACTCTCCCCACGGCTGGGAAGTAATTTTAGAAGGAATTTGCCGACATTTAGGCATTCCCGAAAGTCGAGAATTCATCTTTCTCTTTATTGCCACCTTCCCAGTGATTTTAGACACCATCTTTAAATATTGGATCTTCCGTTATCTCAATCGCATCTCACCCTCGGCGGTGGCGACTTATAAGAATATGAATGAATAA
- a CDS encoding recombinase family protein, translating into MNSLWIVGPSLSGKTTLLIQQFQKSLQPERDSAKVGKNLWHPGVLVFAPTSDRRRQLADQISVHSKHNKHQCLVNATTPLGFFQHEVTLFWPLLVSRLNLKPQFPVRLRPETEQESATRLWRPELDSGQLRWSGVSEYRLVRRMLDLMQLAAVSGTPIEEIPHLLEYGLMDQGSPELWDLMGKLLLRWRQWCLERGFLTYGVVAELYWRYLLDDPVYQTHLLSRFDRLLADDVDEYPSIARDLFEVLLDRGVPGVFTYNLDGQVRLGLGADSEYLAGLGDRPGMTQVMLKDRSISQPLPKSLRPSLKNWVLAVTSRDIPPWLDRRELENQVFSVQTASRIELLRETAEAIAAEIKTGTVAAEDIALIAPGLDEIARYTIVQSLNNLDVPVNSLNDQRRLANLSMIRALLTLLALVYPGLGRLVDRDAIAELLTILSQQEIVSRPPSPVGAFREVGALRETPLQDETFWQDTLPKSKNIPGIPGIPGIPGTFLRFEYRIDPVRAGLLTDYCYAPDPISPKLLPVTSFPRWDRLGYRATMAYQEIVTWIEQQRDCIRNATRSPLQEADREGTGEIASATRSDLAPQPYRDRGGIAPTPIHVLNEAIQKFLSPVNHLPGDRLSALREFMETASHYWEVDRRLRRLRVQEGGTANAPDYVIVGQFIQLLRQGTVTANPFPVSAISAPSRGVTLATIFQYRSAKLSHRYHFWLDAGSPLWLSGGAATLFGSPLFLRQWSGRPWTVADEEQAAEERLERILNDLLSRVSDRLYLCHSQLSTSGQEQTGPLLSWVNAAIEV; encoded by the coding sequence GTGAATTCGCTGTGGATTGTCGGGCCAAGTCTGAGTGGTAAGACAACTCTTCTGATCCAACAGTTTCAGAAATCCTTACAGCCAGAAAGGGATTCGGCAAAGGTGGGGAAAAACTTATGGCATCCGGGGGTGCTGGTGTTTGCCCCAACCAGCGATCGCCGCCGACAACTGGCTGACCAGATATCTGTTCACAGCAAACACAATAAACACCAATGTTTGGTGAACGCCACCACGCCTTTAGGATTTTTTCAGCATGAAGTGACTCTATTTTGGCCTTTGTTGGTTTCCCGACTCAACCTGAAACCACAGTTTCCCGTCCGCTTACGTCCAGAAACAGAGCAAGAGTCCGCCACTCGACTATGGCGACCAGAATTGGATAGCGGGCAGTTGCGTTGGTCGGGAGTGAGCGAGTATCGCTTAGTCCGGCGGATGTTGGATTTAATGCAGTTGGCGGCGGTTTCGGGAACGCCGATTGAAGAAATTCCCCATCTGTTAGAATACGGGCTGATGGATCAAGGGTCGCCAGAACTGTGGGATCTGATGGGCAAGCTGTTGTTACGCTGGCGTCAGTGGTGTTTGGAACGCGGCTTTTTGACTTATGGCGTTGTGGCCGAACTTTACTGGCGTTATTTGTTGGATGACCCGGTTTATCAGACTCATTTATTGTCTCGATTCGATCGCCTATTGGCGGATGATGTGGACGAGTATCCGAGTATTGCCCGTGATTTGTTTGAGGTGTTGCTCGATCGCGGCGTTCCTGGGGTGTTTACCTATAATCTGGATGGCCAAGTGCGCTTGGGTTTGGGGGCTGATTCTGAGTATTTGGCAGGGTTAGGCGATCGCCCGGGTATGACCCAAGTAATGCTAAAAGATCGGTCGATTTCTCAGCCTTTGCCCAAATCTCTCCGACCCTCGTTGAAAAATTGGGTTTTGGCTGTGACCAGTCGCGATATTCCCCCTTGGTTAGATCGCCGAGAATTAGAGAATCAGGTTTTCTCCGTGCAAACCGCCTCTCGGATTGAGTTATTGCGGGAAACTGCCGAAGCGATCGCTGCTGAAATTAAAACCGGAACCGTTGCAGCGGAAGATATTGCCCTGATCGCCCCCGGTTTAGATGAAATTGCCCGCTATACGATCGTGCAAAGTTTGAACAATTTGGACGTCCCGGTGAATTCCCTGAATGACCAACGCCGATTAGCGAATCTGTCCATGATTCGGGCATTGCTGACTTTGTTAGCCCTGGTTTATCCGGGTTTGGGTCGTCTGGTTGACCGAGATGCGATCGCCGAACTATTGACGATCTTGTCTCAGCAAGAAATCGTCAGTCGTCCTCCGTCTCCCGTAGGGGCGTTTCGCGAAGTAGGGGCGCTTCGCGAAACGCCCCTACAAGACGAGACATTTTGGCAGGACACTCTGCCCAAATCAAAAAACATTCCCGGCATTCCCGGCATTCCCGGCATTCCCGGCACCTTTCTCAGGTTTGAATATCGCATCGATCCGGTTCGGGCTGGTTTATTAACCGACTATTGCTATGCACCAGATCCGATTTCCCCAAAACTCTTGCCCGTCACTTCTTTTCCCCGTTGGGATCGGTTGGGTTATCGGGCGACAATGGCTTATCAGGAAATTGTGACTTGGATCGAACAACAGCGAGATTGTATCCGCAACGCGACTCGATCGCCGCTTCAGGAGGCTGACCGCGAGGGTACGGGCGAGATTGCATCCGCAACGAGGAGCGATCTTGCTCCGCAACCCTATCGCGATCGCGGGGGTATCGCCCCTACACCGATTCACGTATTAAATGAGGCGATTCAAAAATTTTTATCCCCAGTCAATCATCTTCCGGGCGATCGCCTTTCCGCCTTACGCGAATTCATGGAAACCGCTAGTCACTACTGGGAAGTGGATCGGCGGTTACGCAGGTTACGCGTTCAGGAAGGGGGAACTGCCAATGCCCCAGATTATGTCATCGTGGGTCAATTTATCCAGCTATTGCGTCAGGGAACTGTGACCGCGAACCCTTTCCCCGTTTCCGCGATCTCCGCCCCATCTCGTGGGGTGACATTAGCCACCATCTTTCAATATCGGTCAGCCAAATTATCTCATCGTTACCACTTTTGGCTAGATGCAGGCAGCCCTCTCTGGCTGAGTGGTGGGGCGGCCACTTTATTTGGTTCCCCGTTATTTTTACGCCAATGGTCTGGTCGTCCTTGGACCGTTGCCGATGAGGAACAAGCCGCAGAGGAACGATTAGAAAGGATTTTAAATGATTTACTTAGTCG
- the cobU gene encoding bifunctional adenosylcobinamide kinase/adenosylcobinamide-phosphate guanylyltransferase, producing the protein MNQIILVTGPARSGKSEWAENLAIQSQKSVIYVATGVVDKTDPEWVARIAQHQKRRENLDWTTLEVPVNLAATISHASGNHCLLVDSLGTWVANLLEIDDSQWQKAEQELLSCLTRGHSQVIFVGEETGWGVVPAYPLGRTFRDRLGGLIRHLGSLANPVYLVTGGHALNLSQLGVPLSNGEKSLGSK; encoded by the coding sequence ATGAACCAGATTATTTTAGTGACAGGGCCAGCGCGATCGGGTAAAAGTGAATGGGCAGAGAATTTGGCCATCCAAAGTCAGAAATCGGTGATCTATGTGGCTACGGGGGTAGTTGACAAAACAGATCCAGAGTGGGTGGCGCGAATTGCCCAACATCAAAAGCGGCGAGAAAATTTGGACTGGACAACCCTGGAGGTGCCGGTAAATTTAGCCGCAACGATTTCGCACGCCTCGGGAAATCATTGTTTGCTGGTGGATTCTTTGGGGACTTGGGTGGCGAATTTGTTAGAAATAGATGATAGTCAATGGCAAAAGGCGGAACAAGAGTTACTCAGTTGTCTAACTCGTGGCCATTCTCAGGTGATTTTTGTCGGGGAAGAAACAGGTTGGGGCGTGGTGCCAGCCTATCCGTTAGGTCGGACTTTTCGCGATCGCCTCGGTGGTCTGATCCGTCATTTAGGTTCTTTAGCTAATCCGGTTTATCTCGTTACAGGTGGTCATGCATTAAACCTCAGCCAACTTGGTGTTCCGTTGTCAAATGGGGAAAAAAGCCTGGGGAGCAAGTAA
- a CDS encoding glycosyltransferase family 2 protein: MTNLKVSAIICTYNREQYLGAAIDSLLGQEFTDFEVLVVDNASSDRTKQIVEQRLSNPQLKYIYESNIGLSVARNTGAQAAQGEILAYLDDDAVASPTWLQILYSAYQENAKLVIAGGKVTLLWPPGVEKPNWLSPELAGNLGAYDLGGQVVYIDRPGLTPRGLNYSIRRSFLAEIGGFNVNLGRIGKKLLSNEELYVTELALKLGKQVAYLPDALVAHNVAPERLKKSWFWQRSWWQGVSECYRDYESDIAGFDQLNRGGERLIRGLYKTLKFWQDPAKRFDNLVYSYGQIGYLTTAIKGGLNFSRKNSQ, translated from the coding sequence ATGACCAATCTAAAAGTGTCTGCGATTATTTGCACTTATAACCGAGAACAGTATCTCGGTGCAGCCATAGACAGTTTGCTGGGGCAAGAGTTTACCGACTTTGAGGTGTTGGTGGTGGATAATGCATCGAGCGATCGCACGAAACAAATCGTCGAACAACGTCTAAGCAACCCACAACTCAAATATATCTATGAATCCAACATCGGTCTATCCGTCGCTCGTAACACTGGGGCCCAAGCTGCCCAAGGAGAAATATTAGCGTATCTTGATGATGATGCGGTAGCCAGTCCCACCTGGTTACAAATCTTATATTCTGCTTATCAAGAAAATGCAAAATTGGTTATCGCTGGAGGAAAGGTGACACTATTATGGCCGCCTGGGGTAGAAAAGCCCAACTGGTTATCCCCAGAACTGGCTGGCAATTTAGGAGCTTACGACCTAGGAGGCCAGGTAGTCTATATCGATCGACCGGGACTCACTCCTAGAGGCTTAAATTATTCCATTCGCCGGTCATTTTTAGCCGAAATCGGCGGATTTAACGTCAATCTGGGACGAATTGGCAAAAAATTATTATCCAATGAAGAATTATATGTCACCGAACTTGCCTTAAAATTGGGGAAGCAGGTGGCCTACCTTCCCGATGCCTTAGTTGCTCACAATGTCGCCCCGGAACGCCTAAAAAAATCTTGGTTTTGGCAGCGTAGTTGGTGGCAAGGAGTCAGTGAATGTTATCGAGATTATGAGAGCGATATTGCTGGCTTCGATCAGCTTAACCGAGGAGGCGAACGACTGATTCGCGGACTCTACAAAACCTTAAAATTTTGGCAAGACCCCGCTAAACGCTTTGATAATTTAGTATATAGTTATGGTCAAATTGGTTATTTAACCACCGCGATCAAAGGAGGACTGAACTTTTCTCGAAAAAACTCCCAGTGA
- a CDS encoding glycosyltransferase family 2 protein, whose protein sequence is MTLTPSKVPVSVLIPGKNEEYNLPACLESLKPADEIFLVDSQSSDRSQEIAESYGAKVVQFHFNGFWPKKKNWSLENLPFRNEWVLIVDCDERIPPELWQEIAQVIQNSDCNGYYLNRKVFFLGKWIRHGGKYPDWNLRLFKHKKGRYENLGTEGVRNTGDNEVHEHVILSGQVGYLNHDMIHEDFRDIYQWLERHNRYSNWEAKVYYNVLHGEAQNESIGANFFGDAVQRKRFLKKLWVRLPFKPTLRFILFYFIQLGFLDGKAGYIYARLLSQYEYQIGVKLYELIKFGGQLNRPQLTPNNSPTDAQ, encoded by the coding sequence ATGACATTAACACCATCAAAAGTTCCGGTTTCAGTCTTAATTCCTGGTAAAAACGAAGAATACAACCTACCAGCTTGCCTGGAAAGTTTAAAGCCAGCGGATGAAATATTTTTGGTCGATTCCCAAAGTAGCGATCGCAGCCAAGAAATTGCCGAAAGCTACGGGGCAAAAGTCGTTCAATTCCACTTTAATGGTTTCTGGCCAAAAAAGAAAAATTGGTCTCTAGAAAACCTACCTTTTCGCAACGAATGGGTCTTAATTGTTGACTGTGACGAACGCATTCCCCCGGAACTTTGGCAAGAAATTGCCCAAGTCATCCAAAACTCCGACTGCAACGGTTACTATCTGAATCGGAAAGTCTTCTTTCTGGGAAAATGGATTCGTCACGGTGGTAAATATCCTGATTGGAATCTGCGACTATTTAAACATAAAAAAGGTCGCTATGAAAATCTGGGAACTGAAGGAGTTCGTAACACGGGGGACAACGAAGTCCATGAGCACGTGATCTTATCCGGTCAAGTCGGCTACCTAAACCATGACATGATTCACGAAGATTTCCGGGATATCTATCAATGGCTGGAACGTCACAATCGTTACTCCAATTGGGAAGCCAAAGTTTATTACAATGTGCTGCACGGAGAAGCACAAAATGAAAGCATCGGCGCTAATTTTTTCGGGGACGCGGTGCAGCGGAAACGCTTTCTCAAAAAACTCTGGGTCAGACTACCTTTTAAACCCACTTTACGGTTCATCTTATTTTACTTTATTCAACTCGGCTTCCTCGATGGCAAAGCGGGCTATATCTATGCACGCTTACTCAGTCAATATGAATATCAGATTGGCGTCAAACTGTATGAACTGATCAAATTTGGGGGGCAATTAAATCGCCCACAACTAACCCCGAATAATTCACCCACCGATGCCCAATGA
- a CDS encoding ribonuclease Z, with protein sequence MEITFLGTSSGVPTRSRNVSSIALRLPQRAEVWLFDCGEGTQHQIQRSNIKVSQIRRIFITHMHGDHIFGLMGLLASCGLAGNPEQIDIYGPAGLGDYLQACSRYSYTHFSYPIKVHKHRAGVIYEDDEYVVKCQKLEHRVTAYGYRVEEKDRPGHFDAEKARSLGIPFGPLYGELKRGKTITLPDGRKISGKELVGPDQVGRKIAYCTDTIFCEGSIELAKDADVVIHEATFAHQDAKMAYERLHSTSTMAAQVALAAKAKTLIMTHFSPRYAPGNELNIKDLLQEARAIFANTEIAEDFLTYPVPPRAANTKSN encoded by the coding sequence TTGGAGATTACTTTTTTAGGCACCAGTTCCGGTGTCCCCACGCGATCGCGCAATGTATCGAGTATTGCCCTGCGGCTGCCGCAACGGGCAGAAGTTTGGCTATTTGATTGTGGAGAAGGGACTCAGCATCAAATTCAGCGCAGCAATATTAAAGTCAGTCAAATCCGCCGGATTTTTATTACCCACATGCACGGCGACCATATCTTTGGCTTAATGGGGTTGTTAGCTAGTTGTGGACTCGCGGGAAATCCCGAACAGATTGATATCTATGGCCCGGCGGGGTTAGGGGATTATTTACAAGCTTGTAGCCGCTACTCCTACACTCATTTCTCTTATCCGATTAAGGTTCACAAACATCGAGCCGGAGTCATTTATGAAGATGATGAGTATGTGGTGAAATGTCAAAAGTTGGAACATCGCGTCACCGCTTATGGCTATCGGGTGGAGGAAAAAGATCGCCCCGGTCACTTTGATGCGGAAAAGGCGCGATCGCTGGGCATTCCCTTTGGTCCGCTTTACGGCGAACTCAAGCGAGGCAAAACCATCACCTTGCCTGATGGACGTAAAATTTCTGGCAAAGAACTGGTCGGCCCCGATCAAGTGGGACGCAAAATTGCTTATTGTACCGATACCATTTTTTGCGAAGGATCCATAGAACTGGCCAAAGATGCCGATGTGGTGATTCACGAGGCCACCTTTGCTCACCAAGATGCAAAAATGGCTTACGAGCGCCTCCATTCCACATCCACAATGGCTGCCCAGGTAGCATTAGCGGCGAAGGCTAAAACCTTGATTATGACGCACTTTAGCCCTCGCTATGCCCCAGGCAATGAACTCAATATTAAGGACTTACTCCAAGAAGCCCGGGCAATCTTTGCCAATACCGAAATTGCCGAGGACTTTTTGACTTATCCCGTCCCTCCTCGTGCTGCCAATACGAAATCAAATTAG
- the hpsU gene encoding hormogonium polysaccharide biosynthesis acetyltransferase HpsU, whose translation MNKNPDSPLLHLPPMVDLRQYDQSWFDRGRPGLFILFWWFVQAIAFPLTPQPLHNVRRFILRLFGAKIGRGVQIRPTARFTYPWKIEIGDYTWIGDDVVLYSLDRIYIGEHCVISQKTYLCTGSHDPQHPAFGLVTQPIMIGNGAWIAADCFIAPGVKIGANALIGTRSSVFKNMPEGQVCFGSPCLPRYPRVRI comes from the coding sequence ATGAACAAAAATCCTGATTCTCCCCTGTTACATTTACCGCCAATGGTGGACTTACGCCAGTACGATCAATCTTGGTTTGACCGAGGTCGTCCAGGATTGTTTATTTTATTTTGGTGGTTCGTTCAGGCGATCGCATTCCCCCTCACTCCCCAGCCGTTACATAATGTCCGCCGATTTATATTGCGACTGTTTGGGGCGAAAATTGGTCGGGGAGTGCAAATTCGACCCACAGCCCGATTTACCTATCCTTGGAAAATCGAAATCGGTGACTATACCTGGATTGGTGATGACGTGGTTTTATATAGTCTCGATCGCATCTATATCGGCGAACACTGTGTTATTTCTCAAAAAACCTACCTTTGCACCGGCAGTCACGATCCCCAGCACCCCGCCTTTGGTCTAGTTACCCAACCGATTATGATTGGCAATGGCGCTTGGATCGCCGCCGACTGCTTTATTGCCCCAGGGGTGAAAATTGGGGCCAATGCCCTGATTGGCACTCGCAGCAGCGTGTTCAAAAATATGCCAGAGGGTCAAGTTTGTTTTGGCAGTCCTTGTCTGCCACGGTATCCGCGAGTCAGGATTTAA